Below is a window of Polyodon spathula isolate WHYD16114869_AA unplaced genomic scaffold, ASM1765450v1 scaffolds_3465, whole genome shotgun sequence DNA.
CTGCTTTATAGGTCCGAGGCTAGTGATAAGCAATTTGTCTTTTCTCAGTAGTTCTTGCAGGAGGAGAGCAAAAGACAATTTCAGTATAAGTGGCTACCAGGATCTTCAGTTTAATGTAATGTTACATGttcaccaaaataataaaccagtaCCATATCATAGTCAACCCCCAATGGAACAATAGTCAGATAATCACTAAAATGCCAACTAAATTATTCTAGTTACCTTTGCCCCATTCCCAAATTGATGCATTCCTCATCAAGAAACAGTACAGTCATGCTTTTGTGGGCGTGGACACACACAAGTGGTTTCTGAAAAGGCAGTAAGTGAACGATACAATCTTAGAAAACAGGTAAGAAGCATTTTTCAGGTCAATAGGGTTGGGTGTATTGCTTTCATGGCACCAGGCAGATCTGCTCTACAGCacaattacactttattaaaatatattttttattgatataaTTTCTCAGCTATGGGGTACAAATTTGAAAATTGGTCcataactgttttgaaagtttaacacCAGCCTACTAGCCCTAAATGTTCAAACCTGCCCAAACTTATTCTGAAATGCAAATGTATACAATAACTGTCTGGCCCTGAATTTGTTGCTGCTGGTGTTTTCCTGTTTTGTGGCCAGATTATGTGAACCTAATTACTTTAAAACCAGTGCAGGAATCCATTTAAGACAGGACTCCCTCCATGTAGCAAACTGAGCACTTTATCTGttcaaaatcttgtttttttagaGGTCTCTCATAGCTGTGTAACACAGCATCCTTACTTTGACAAAGTACGGTTGTGGCAGATAAATGCATTGATGACTAGACTTTGTACAGTAGTGGCCTTTACCAGTGAGTTACAGACTGGCAATCCTACATCCTAATTGGCTGAGCCTGTTTCCAGCATTCCATCAGGTTTATAAGTGATTCACCTCAGTCATTACTGTTTGATACTACACAGCTTCAAGAACGTACAGCTGAGGTGCagggttttgtttatatttaatttccttatttttcaTAATTGGTGGGTGAAGTAGTGAGGTTTCTAATGTTGTCATTTTTCctgacacacataaaaaaaaaaaaaaattgaaaacaatgaCTTACTGAAGGGCCCTTATACAACTGTGAATTAACTGcaattgtgaattgttttccaCATCAGCTATTCCCTATGGAATTTGACAGAAAGTGTCTTAGATGAAATATGAAGCAATTCATAAGACACTCCCATGTGGATTTACTACATGTTTACATACCGGGATTCCATGGCAATGCTGCAATGGGAGTGGATGTACTGCCTTTTTAAAGGTGGGTACTGGTGAAGGAGTCTAGAATGTGTGAATCTCAGAAGGAACTTCAAgacctgtgtacagtatatgcatattaAAACCAGGTAAGACATTTTATAATATCACAGAGGAGGTTGTAATTCTGTGTATTGAGGCAGTGATGACGAAGCTTTTAAACatattcttacctcttattatctTACTAATCTTCTCTTAATGGTTTGATTTTGACATCTGAtttccagactttatttacattttcaagagaTTCAAGCCTTTTTATTTGCCATAATGCTGACTATTTGGTGGCATGATTCTCTCTCCCCATTCATTTACTGTGTTAGAGGAAGTCGGTCTCTACCTGACCTATTTTCTATAAGCAGCATAGAACATTTAATGCTTAGATGGAATCCAATTATTTGCAATGCTGAAAGTTAACATAGCTTGGTGGTAGGAGAAAGTTATTAAAAGCCTTGGAACTACAAAAAGTAGataatattgattttatataataaaggAAAGATATGTGATTTGCTGTAGGGTATTAGGTGATGTGTACATACTATTGTCATCCTGTCAATGAGATTTTAGTCTAAACAATGTTTCTaaaaaaagaacttttttttttttattcataggagaggttattattattattattattattattattattattattattattattattattattattattattattattattattatttattattattattattgttgttgttgttttttattcatgctaaaaaacacaaaaggaaacaccCAGGCATAGTATAATATGTTTATGTTACTGCCTCTAAAAGCATGCATGGCATATCTGGTTTGAAGGATTCTGCATGCTTACTATTCATTCTGTAGTTAAATCTCTGTGTATGAAGGAAACTGAGTGTGTACATTCATGCTCAGGTAAAGGGCAATACAGTGTAATAAAGTGTTTACtctagtctttaatgaactcctattttttaaggaaaatattcCATGTAAGTGATTTAAAGTGCTGTCTACGAGATATTTACAATGAACAGCAGTAATTGTAAAGAATGgtttttgtactttatttgaaGGCTTTGAAGTAGaccaataaaaatgaataaaaatgaataaaaacagatttaagtAAGGGACTACTGCTCTGTAAGGaaaaaactgcaataacatttttcctttctttttccaGACTACAAATATCTCTTGTGGACAAGATGAACACCACCATCGCTGACTCTTCCATATTAAGTTTAGAGGGCTTCATTGTGTCTCCTGAAGCTGCTCACCCTCTTTTTCTGTTAACATTGGCAGTATATCTAGTTGTTCTTATTGGAAATGTTacagttttttctgttattgtttttcaaaagaatcTACAAGAGCCAATGTATCTCATGATCTGTAATATGTCTGTTTGTGATTTGATTGGAAGCACAGCAGTAATGCCTAGATTAATGGCAGACTTCCTCACAGAGGTTAGATACATCTCATATGCAGCTTGTGTTATTCAGGCTTTCTGCATTCATTTCTATGCTGCAGCAGCTCATCTGATATTGACTGTTATGGCTTATGACAGATACATTGCAATTTGTGACCCATTAAGATACAACAGCATAATGACAACTAGTACTTTGGTGAAGCTCTGCTCCCTTGCCTGGGGAGtggcatttgttttaataataatcctcTTTGCTCTTACTCTTAGACTTCCGAGATGCAG
It encodes the following:
- the LOC121311998 gene encoding olfactory receptor 4Q2-like → MNTTIADSSILSLEGFIVSPEAAHPLFLLTLAVYLVVLIGNVTVFSVIVFQKNLQEPMYLMICNMSVCDLIGSTAVMPRLMADFLTEVRYISYAACVIQAFCIHFYAAAAHLILTVMAYDRYIAICDPLRYNSIMTTSTLVKLCSLAWGVAFVLIIILFALTLRLPRCSSRIMEANCNNAALFLLSCADTTVNNIYGLFITSFLSGLPFLVILYTYIRILMTCLYKRQSNSKSKAIHTCATHLTVYTIFEFTVLFSIIMQRFQNVSPNARKITWVLFTTFPPCVNPIIYGIHTKEIRNNVLKWFKNTILPNQ